Proteins from a genomic interval of Methanofollis formosanus:
- a CDS encoding TrmB family transcriptional regulator: MADEIVPLLRNLGLNEYEAKIYAALVGLRKATARDIHEVSAVPRGRIYEILHDLVRRGFIGVIEGTPTSFYLLDPDQVIDRLKEDSIRSLEETREAIHAVSFPQHRSPEPVILLKSEWAIENHLNSLFRKTKDRMTILCHTPVFLQQHLRALRALDRRIDLAIIVRDARAYAGIDLPIYAASGIVAGLLDDQHMITDGVSMECVIFVDEKDFIHIGGTGSERIGVFGSNIPLARYVQRSLAGWLEEEKSTCNMG, translated from the coding sequence ATGGCAGATGAGATCGTCCCCCTGCTCCGCAACCTCGGGCTCAACGAGTATGAAGCGAAGATCTATGCCGCCCTCGTCGGTCTCAGAAAGGCCACCGCACGGGACATCCATGAGGTGAGCGCGGTGCCGCGTGGGCGGATCTACGAGATCCTCCACGACCTTGTGCGCCGGGGTTTCATCGGCGTGATCGAGGGTACGCCCACCTCGTTCTATCTTCTCGACCCCGATCAGGTGATCGACCGCCTGAAAGAAGACTCGATCCGCTCCCTGGAGGAGACGCGCGAGGCGATCCATGCGGTTTCCTTCCCTCAGCACCGTTCCCCCGAACCGGTGATCCTGCTGAAGAGCGAGTGGGCGATCGAGAATCATCTCAATTCACTCTTCAGGAAGACGAAGGATCGGATGACCATCCTCTGTCATACCCCCGTGTTCTTGCAGCAGCACCTCAGGGCCCTCAGGGCACTCGACCGGCGGATCGATCTTGCGATCATCGTCCGCGACGCTCGTGCCTATGCCGGGATCGATCTCCCGATCTATGCGGCCAGCGGTATTGTTGCCGGTTTGCTCGACGATCAGCACATGATAACCGACGGGGTCAGCATGGAGTGCGTCATCTTTGTCGACGAGAAAGATTTCATCCATATCGGGGGGACGGGTTCCGAACGCATTGGAGTGTTCGGGTCGAACATCCCCCTCGCGAGATATGTCCAGCGCTCGCTGGCCGGGTGGCTGGAGGAGGAGAAGAGCACCTGCAATATGGGCTGA
- a CDS encoding FHA domain-containing protein, whose amino-acid sequence MTESDRTLLSGADPDFLEELSDYLDVLGNPVRLRILQLVAGGSKDARSISRAVGTSYENTRKHLDRLLLAGLVTKEAGLSGETATGVHPVWKYTLVPGGLERVVQNLALFGNLGIAADAHGVSLRLREMRDQVSSTFFGGTPLLLVVGGPDDGTVFPLEGRRYAVGREDAGGAAAGSEAIALSPAYTAVTRVSRPHCRLAMAGGAWQVEDCGSTGGTQVNAVPLRRHEHRLLEDGDIIDLARGPQGARLLFTLPPSGLTDDRLA is encoded by the coding sequence ATGACGGAGAGCGACCGCACCCTTCTGTCAGGCGCCGATCCCGACTTCCTCGAGGAACTCTCCGATTACCTCGACGTCCTGGGCAACCCGGTCCGCCTGCGGATCCTGCAACTGGTCGCCGGGGGGTCGAAGGACGCCAGGTCGATCTCCCGTGCGGTCGGGACGAGTTACGAGAATACCAGAAAGCATCTTGACCGTCTTCTTCTTGCCGGCCTGGTCACCAAAGAGGCCGGGCTCTCGGGCGAGACGGCGACCGGGGTGCACCCGGTCTGGAAATATACGCTGGTCCCGGGCGGCCTCGAACGGGTGGTCCAGAACCTCGCCCTCTTCGGGAACCTCGGGATCGCCGCGGACGCGCACGGGGTCTCGCTCAGGTTGAGGGAGATGCGAGACCAGGTCTCGTCGACGTTCTTCGGCGGGACGCCTCTTCTTCTGGTGGTCGGCGGGCCCGACGACGGGACGGTCTTCCCTCTCGAGGGACGCCGGTATGCCGTCGGGAGGGAGGACGCTGGCGGTGCCGCTGCCGGGTCCGAGGCGATCGCACTCTCTCCGGCCTATACCGCGGTCACCCGCGTCTCCCGCCCCCACTGCCGCCTGGCGATGGCCGGCGGCGCCTGGCAGGTCGAGGACTGCGGGAGCACCGGCGGTACGCAGGTGAACGCCGTCCCGCTCAGGCGGCACGAACACCGTCTCCTCGAGGACGGTGACATCATCGACCTGGCCCGCGGTCCGCAGGGGGCCCGTCTCCTCTTCACCCTCCCGCCTTCCGGGCTGACGGACGACCGTCTGGCTTGA
- a CDS encoding serine/threonine-protein kinase, which yields MRSMYGGAWRRWRTVIVLLFLFMVLVVPAQAVPDHAAKDKTDRGQGQDTPPGLAHAPGQQKAVPEPDDPAPDPTPEPTPEPTPEPTTEIPTPAPTPAPTTAPTTAPTTDVPTPDPTTPAPATAAPTPDPVPPETSERPSSTPAPEETPSPLSGLAAAALVVSAGALGGLVYTRRRGNPPPPADEDVTVVVPPHADAEWTQSGFPPALTEKYAEVAPAGSGGTAQVFRAVRRADDLTVAVKVPLRQDEATGRCFLREISIWQDLVHPNIVEVYAVNVLPVPYVETEYLGRTLKDLKTPLGPAESVGIVGGIAAGLAYAHGRGVVHRDLKPGNILLADDGTPKIADWGLGKVLGEGDETVAPGYSLHYAAPEQLSPARFGRPDERTDLYQLGVVFYELLTGTLPFDDDGPGAYSAAVLSVRPRPPSAVDPALAPFDPIVLRCLEKEPAGRFGSAEEFLDALGAVEC from the coding sequence ATGCGGTCTATGTACGGCGGTGCCTGGAGGCGGTGGCGGACCGTAATCGTCCTCCTCTTCCTCTTTATGGTCCTGGTGGTCCCCGCGCAGGCGGTGCCCGACCATGCCGCGAAGGACAAAACCGACCGCGGTCAGGGCCAGGACACTCCTCCGGGTCTGGCACATGCCCCGGGCCAGCAGAAGGCGGTGCCCGAACCTGACGATCCCGCCCCGGATCCGACGCCCGAACCCACCCCCGAGCCTACCCCCGAGCCTACCACTGAAATTCCCACGCCCGCACCCACGCCCGCACCCACCACCGCACCCACCACCGCACCTACCACGGACGTCCCGACGCCTGACCCGACCACTCCCGCCCCCGCCACCGCGGCACCGACACCGGATCCCGTGCCGCCGGAGACCTCAGAGAGACCGTCCTCGACACCCGCACCCGAAGAAACACCCTCTCCTCTTTCGGGCCTGGCGGCGGCCGCGCTCGTTGTCTCCGCCGGTGCCCTCGGCGGTCTTGTGTATACGCGTCGGCGAGGAAATCCCCCACCCCCCGCGGACGAAGACGTGACGGTCGTCGTCCCGCCGCACGCAGATGCGGAATGGACTCAGTCCGGGTTCCCGCCGGCGCTGACGGAGAAGTACGCAGAAGTCGCGCCGGCCGGGAGCGGGGGCACCGCCCAGGTCTTCAGGGCGGTCCGCCGCGCCGACGACCTGACCGTGGCGGTGAAGGTTCCGCTCCGTCAGGACGAGGCGACGGGCCGGTGTTTTCTCCGGGAGATCAGTATCTGGCAGGACCTGGTCCACCCGAACATCGTCGAAGTCTATGCCGTCAACGTCCTCCCGGTCCCGTACGTGGAGACCGAGTACCTGGGCCGCACCCTCAAGGACCTGAAGACCCCGCTCGGCCCGGCCGAGTCTGTCGGGATCGTCGGGGGAATCGCGGCCGGCCTCGCGTACGCCCACGGCCGCGGCGTCGTCCACCGCGACCTCAAACCCGGCAACATTCTCCTCGCCGACGACGGCACCCCGAAGATCGCCGACTGGGGGCTCGGCAAGGTGCTCGGCGAGGGAGACGAGACCGTGGCGCCGGGCTATTCGCTCCATTACGCCGCGCCCGAACAACTCTCCCCGGCCCGTTTCGGCCGTCCCGACGAGCGGACCGATCTCTACCAGCTCGGCGTCGTCTTCTACGAACTCCTCACCGGGACGCTGCCCTTCGACGACGACGGACCGGGCGCATACTCTGCCGCCGTCCTCAGCGTCCGGCCGCGCCCGCCTTCGGCCGTCGACCCGGCGCTCGCCCCCTTCGATCCGATCGTCCTGCGGTGCCTGGAAAAGGAGCCGGCCGGCCGGTTCGGGTCGGCAGAGGAGTTCCTTGACGCGCTCGGTGCGGTAGAATGCTGA
- a CDS encoding aldehyde dehydrogenase family protein, which produces MKEPRPFLVGGERRRSEKILDVRFPYDDSLVGTVCLAGPTDLEDAVRAAQHGFGRTRRLPTHERIRVLKRFAALIDDRKEEIAGTITQEAGKTAALARAEVERAVETVLLSAEEAGRIYGEVIPLDLTPATGGRTGYLRRVPLGTVLAITPFNFPFNLACHKIGPAVAAGNAVILKPSSKTPLSGLVLGDLLVEAGYPEEAVSVLPCTPDLAEWLVRDGRIAYLSFTGSPAVGWHLREIAGRKRVGLELGGNAAVIVDEDADLTYAAERIVQGGFSGAGQVCISVQRVFLHRAVYRECLEMVLERTGALRAGDPRDPAVDVGPMISEEAAAAAEEKVKEAVFDGATVLAGGGRDGTLFAPTILADTLQTMRVNATEMFAPVITVTPFDDFEAALAMVNDSPFGLQAGVFTNRLDRAFHAFDECEVGGLIVNDIPTFRADAMPYGGVKASGMGREGPRYVIEEMTEPRLMVLNRRG; this is translated from the coding sequence ATGAAAGAGCCTCGACCCTTTCTTGTCGGCGGGGAGCGGCGGCGGAGTGAAAAAATCCTTGACGTCCGTTTTCCGTACGACGACTCCCTCGTCGGCACCGTCTGCCTTGCCGGTCCGACCGACCTGGAGGACGCCGTCCGTGCGGCGCAGCACGGCTTCGGCCGTACCCGGCGGCTTCCGACACATGAGCGGATCCGCGTGCTCAAACGATTTGCCGCTCTGATCGACGACCGAAAAGAGGAGATCGCCGGGACGATCACGCAGGAGGCCGGGAAGACGGCCGCCCTGGCCAGGGCCGAGGTGGAGCGCGCCGTCGAGACGGTCCTTCTCTCTGCCGAGGAGGCCGGGCGGATCTACGGGGAGGTGATCCCCCTCGACCTCACCCCGGCGACGGGAGGGAGAACCGGGTATCTCCGCCGCGTCCCCCTGGGCACGGTGCTCGCGATCACGCCCTTCAACTTCCCCTTCAACCTCGCCTGCCACAAGATCGGGCCGGCGGTCGCCGCGGGGAACGCCGTGATCCTCAAACCCTCCTCAAAGACCCCGCTCTCCGGCCTGGTGCTGGGCGACCTCCTCGTCGAGGCCGGGTACCCCGAGGAGGCTGTCTCGGTCCTCCCGTGCACCCCCGACCTCGCCGAGTGGCTGGTGCGGGACGGCCGGATCGCCTACCTCTCCTTCACCGGCAGCCCGGCCGTCGGCTGGCACCTCCGCGAGATCGCCGGGCGAAAACGGGTCGGCCTCGAACTCGGCGGGAACGCCGCGGTGATCGTGGACGAGGACGCCGACCTCACCTATGCCGCCGAGCGGATCGTGCAGGGCGGGTTTTCAGGCGCCGGGCAGGTCTGCATCTCGGTCCAGCGGGTGTTTCTCCACCGTGCGGTGTACAGGGAATGTCTGGAGATGGTCCTGGAGCGGACCGGCGCGCTCAGGGCCGGCGACCCGAGAGACCCGGCGGTCGATGTAGGCCCGATGATCTCGGAAGAGGCCGCCGCCGCGGCCGAAGAAAAGGTGAAAGAAGCGGTCTTCGACGGGGCGACCGTCCTCGCCGGCGGTGGGCGGGACGGCACCCTCTTTGCACCCACCATTCTCGCCGACACCCTCCAGACGATGCGGGTGAACGCCACCGAGATGTTTGCGCCGGTGATCACCGTCACCCCCTTCGACGACTTCGAGGCCGCCCTTGCGATGGTGAACGACTCTCCCTTCGGCCTCCAGGCGGGGGTCTTCACCAACCGTCTCGACCGGGCGTTTCATGCTTTTGACGAGTGCGAGGTCGGCGGCCTGATCGTCAACGACATCCCGACCTTCAGGGCCGACGCCATGCCCTACGGCGGGGTGAAGGCCTCGGGCATGGGCAGGGAGGGACCGCGGTACGTGATCGAGGAGATGACCGAGCCGCGGCTGATGGTCCTGAACCGTCGGGGGTGA
- a CDS encoding efflux RND transporter permease subunit: MKRLYALLAGAINTRPYVVLGIAAAIFMFALFGLSMVGMETGDDTYIDKTTPRGATLAHYVDTYGSDAIMLIFESDDVTDPEVLAYIDSLEDDIRNEQYVDQVSGIPDLMKQANGGGMPVSKGEVNAVLAQAPPGTLDRYLPSRLMTIVGITIQPGVASSVQEQVLDNVRTVIEISEPPAGVAVTVSGTPAFSQEMGQEMGQSMGMLIMAAMLLMVLAVTFLFSHVRYRLLPVFIVGTGLILTFGFMGLAGIPISMTVIGAFPVLIGIGIDYAIQFHSRFDEERRQASIPEAVTATVTRAGPSVLVAMVATSIGFIAMFVSPVPMVADFGVTCTIGVVSCYLAALVVVPVFGTLMKYRPKEGTGKLDDVEACELDWEGCEEEPTHAAGSRGSLIERYNHILGKSAYWIAKNPVPVLLIFGLVAFTGLYLDQDVPINADEETFVPQDMPALQDMKKVTRTMGSTNTVPIIVTGDDVLGMDTIGWIDEFGAYELRTNDKVTGVTSIATLIRQYNNGVLPTTESEVRVVLAGIPEDMKARYLNGGMEAVMEFTTVDMELDVARSMIKNMEKDVEWMEAPPGTHARVTGGTEMFASLMDDIATSKTMMVLAGFVFILGFLLLVYRKANAVTPLIPIVMIVGWNGAIMYFLGLDYTPMTATLGSMTIGVASEYTILIMERCEEELARGLDIYEAIQMSVQKIGTAVTVSGMTTVFGFSALTLSAFNIISNFGTVTVITVGFSLVGAILVMPAVLSLMYRFTHRGDGAENQAAATA, translated from the coding sequence ATGAAACGACTTTACGCCCTCCTTGCAGGGGCCATCAACACCAGGCCGTATGTCGTTCTCGGGATCGCCGCGGCGATCTTCATGTTCGCCCTCTTCGGCCTCTCGATGGTGGGCATGGAGACCGGGGACGACACGTACATCGACAAGACCACCCCCCGAGGCGCCACGCTCGCCCATTATGTCGACACCTACGGTTCGGACGCCATCATGCTCATCTTCGAGAGCGACGACGTCACCGACCCTGAGGTGCTCGCGTACATCGATAGTCTCGAAGACGACATCAGAAACGAGCAGTATGTCGATCAGGTCTCGGGCATACCCGACCTGATGAAACAGGCGAACGGGGGCGGCATGCCCGTCTCGAAGGGCGAGGTGAACGCCGTCCTGGCGCAGGCGCCGCCGGGCACCCTCGACCGCTACCTCCCCTCCAGGCTCATGACCATCGTCGGCATCACCATCCAGCCCGGTGTTGCCAGCAGCGTCCAGGAGCAGGTGCTCGACAATGTCAGGACCGTCATCGAGATCTCAGAACCGCCGGCCGGGGTCGCGGTCACGGTCTCAGGAACTCCGGCGTTCTCGCAGGAGATGGGGCAGGAGATGGGACAGTCGATGGGCATGCTCATCATGGCGGCGATGCTCCTGATGGTCCTTGCCGTGACGTTCCTCTTCTCCCATGTTCGCTACCGCCTCCTCCCGGTCTTTATCGTGGGGACCGGCCTGATCCTCACCTTCGGGTTCATGGGGCTCGCGGGGATCCCGATCAGCATGACGGTCATCGGCGCCTTCCCGGTGCTCATCGGGATCGGGATCGACTATGCGATCCAGTTCCATTCACGGTTCGACGAGGAGCGGCGGCAGGCATCCATCCCCGAAGCCGTGACGGCGACGGTTACCAGGGCGGGGCCGTCGGTGCTCGTCGCCATGGTGGCGACCTCGATCGGGTTCATCGCCATGTTCGTCTCCCCGGTCCCGATGGTCGCCGACTTCGGGGTCACCTGCACCATCGGCGTCGTCTCCTGTTATCTTGCGGCGCTGGTCGTCGTCCCGGTCTTCGGGACTCTCATGAAATACCGGCCGAAAGAGGGGACCGGGAAACTCGACGACGTGGAGGCCTGCGAACTCGATTGGGAGGGGTGCGAGGAGGAACCGACGCATGCCGCGGGGTCGCGCGGTTCGCTCATCGAGCGTTACAACCATATCCTCGGGAAGAGCGCGTACTGGATCGCGAAAAATCCGGTCCCGGTCCTGCTGATCTTCGGGCTGGTCGCCTTCACCGGGTTATACCTTGACCAGGACGTCCCGATCAATGCCGACGAGGAGACCTTTGTCCCGCAGGACATGCCGGCCCTCCAGGACATGAAGAAGGTGACGCGGACGATGGGGTCGACGAACACGGTCCCGATCATCGTGACCGGCGACGATGTGCTCGGCATGGATACCATCGGCTGGATCGACGAGTTCGGGGCGTACGAGTTGCGGACCAACGACAAGGTCACCGGCGTCACGAGCATCGCCACCCTGATCAGGCAGTACAACAACGGCGTCCTCCCGACGACCGAGAGCGAGGTCAGGGTGGTGCTCGCCGGGATCCCGGAGGATATGAAGGCCCGGTACCTGAACGGCGGGATGGAGGCGGTGATGGAGTTCACCACCGTCGACATGGAACTGGACGTGGCCAGGTCGATGATCAAGAACATGGAGAAGGACGTCGAGTGGATGGAGGCGCCGCCCGGAACGCACGCCAGGGTGACCGGCGGCACCGAGATGTTCGCCTCGCTGATGGACGACATCGCGACGTCGAAGACGATGATGGTCCTGGCGGGTTTCGTCTTCATCCTCGGGTTCCTCCTCCTGGTGTACCGGAAGGCGAACGCCGTCACGCCTCTCATCCCGATCGTCATGATCGTCGGGTGGAACGGGGCGATCATGTACTTCCTCGGCCTCGACTACACCCCGATGACCGCCACCCTCGGGTCCATGACCATCGGGGTGGCCTCGGAGTACACGATCCTGATCATGGAACGGTGCGAGGAGGAACTTGCCAGGGGTCTCGACATCTACGAGGCGATCCAGATGAGCGTGCAGAAGATCGGGACCGCGGTCACGGTCTCGGGGATGACGACGGTCTTCGGGTTCTCGGCGCTGACGCTCTCGGCCTTCAACATCATCTCGAACTTCGGGACCGTGACGGTGATCACCGTTGGGTTCTCGCTGGTGGGAGCGATCCTGGTCATGCCGGCGGTCCTCTCCCTGATGTACCGCTTCACCCACCGCGGGGACGGAGCGGAGAATCAGGCGGCAGCGACGGCGTAG